The genome window GGAAGATACGCTATATGAATTATAATGGCTGTAAATCAAAATTTGATGTTCAGACGTATATTGAAAAATGGCTTGGTTAATGTGTGAAATTTGTTTATAGTGTCAGCCGTTTTTCTTACAATCTATCGAATAAAACATGTACTTATAATAATGCAAATACACATAAACAAGTTCTGAAACATTTCAGGCACATTGCGCAACGTTACTCAGTTTTGCTCTTCTGGTTTTAACTGTTGCACCCAGCTGGTTTAATAAATTATATAATCCAAAATAGGTTCGATTAATATAAATGCTATGCTTCGAGCCCCTTCCCTTTTTAGAATTGCGTACTTCCTCCATGTTCGAAATCTGTTCACTCATCCGGTAAATACTCTGAAAATACTGATCGTTACTGAAATCAAACTCCCTCATATGAAATGGCTTACCAAGTAGTTGTATTAACTGTTTGTACAGCCTGATGAATAGTGATTTTTCTTCGGGAGTGTCTTCAGGATAAACAAATTGCAGATCATAGAAAATCTGTTCGAGCTCTGCTTCACGGCTAATTATATCCTTATTGAGAAGGCGAAAATACTTTGAATGGAATTCTTCAGGGATAACCTTTACACATCCAAAATCCAATATGCCAAGCTTTCCTCCCGGCTGCACTATGAAATTACCGGGATGAGGATCTGCATGTACTTGTTTCAGGTCATAAATCTGGTAATCATAGAAATCCCATAAAGCCTGCCCTAATTGATCTCTTAAAACCTGGTTGGGACTGGTCTGGACGAATTCACTGAGGTGCAGGCCGTCAAGCCAATCCATAGTTATAATCTTTTTATCTGAATACCTGGGGTAGTAGGCCGGAAAAACCATATTATCAAAAGGTGAACAGCTTGCAGAAAGTTCTATTGAACGCTGAAGTTCCAGTTCGTAGTCTGTTTCTTCCAATAATTTGCTTTCTACTTCTTCCATGTAATGATCAAGGTCTTTTTTGCTGATATTCAATAACCGAACTGCAAAAGGTCTTATCATTTTCAAATCTGATCTTACACTATCTGCAACTCCTGGATATTGAATCCTTACCGCCAGCTTTCTGCCATTAAGTGTTGCCTGGTGAACCTGTCCTATGGAAGCTGCATTTATTGCCGATTTGGTAAATGTATCAAAAATTTGATCCGGTTCTTTCCCGAAATAT of Candidatus Scalindua japonica contains these proteins:
- a CDS encoding ABC1 kinase family protein — translated: MKEQSKIPVSKVQRASRVLQTGVKVGGNYLKHYGKTVFYKEVNKSNLHEENAEDIYNTLSELKGSALKVAQMMSMDKNMLPKAYQNKFAMGQYCAPPLSYPLVIKTFKKYFGKEPDQIFDTFTKSAINAASIGQVHQATLNGRKLAVRIQYPGVADSVRSDLKMIRPFAVRLLNISKKDLDHYMEEVESKLLEETDYELELQRSIELSASCSPFDNMVFPAYYPRYSDKKIITMDWLDGLHLSEFVQTSPNQVLRDQLGQALWDFYDYQIYDLKQVHADPHPGNFIVQPGGKLGILDFGCVKVIPEEFHSKYFRLLNKDIISREAELEQIFYDLQFVYPEDTPEEKSLFIRLYKQLIQLLGKPFHMREFDFSNDQYFQSIYRMSEQISNMEEVRNSKKGRGSKHSIYINRTYFGLYNLLNQLGATVKTRRAKLSNVAQCA